Proteins from a single region of Deltaproteobacteria bacterium:
- a CDS encoding ABC transporter ATP-binding protein, with protein sequence MSHLQKKSEPVIRIRRLSLKFGGLQALSDVSVDVRAGEILAIIGPNGAGKTCFLNCINGFYHPYEGEILYLGKDLTRLKPHRIASLGIARTFQNIELFSGLTALDNLMSARHIHMRHGALLGCLFFGPTRREEISHRERVEEVIDLLEMESIRKKTVGSLPYGQRKKVDLARALCMDPSILLLDEPMAGMNVEEKEDMARFVLDVYELKKLPIVLIEHDMDVVMDICHRIVVLDFGRKLAEGRPQEVKDDERVIRAYLGEE encoded by the coding sequence ATGAGCCACCTGCAAAAAAAGTCCGAACCGGTCATTCGCATCCGGCGCCTCTCCCTCAAATTCGGGGGATTGCAGGCCTTAAGCGATGTATCCGTTGACGTCCGGGCCGGAGAAATCCTGGCCATCATCGGTCCCAACGGGGCCGGTAAGACCTGTTTTTTGAACTGCATCAACGGGTTCTACCATCCGTACGAGGGAGAGATCCTCTATCTCGGCAAGGACCTGACCCGCCTCAAACCCCACCGGATAGCATCTTTGGGCATTGCGCGGACCTTTCAGAATATCGAACTCTTCTCCGGGCTCACGGCCCTGGACAATCTCATGTCGGCCCGGCACATCCACATGCGCCACGGTGCCCTCTTGGGGTGCCTGTTTTTCGGTCCCACCCGGAGGGAAGAGATCTCCCACCGGGAGCGGGTGGAGGAGGTCATCGATCTGCTTGAAATGGAATCTATCCGAAAAAAGACGGTCGGGTCACTCCCCTATGGACAACGAAAAAAGGTGGATCTGGCCAGGGCCCTCTGCATGGATCCCTCTATCCTCCTCTTGGATGAACCGATGGCCGGGATGAACGTGGAGGAAAAGGAAGACATGGCCCGGTTTGTCCTGGATGTCTATGAACTCAAAAAACTCCCCATCGTCCTGATTGAACACGATATGGATGTGGTCATGGATATCTGCCACCGCATCGTGGTACTGGACTTCGGCCGCAAACTGGCGGAGGGCCGGCCCCAGGAGGTCAAGGACGATGAGCGGGTTATCCGCGCCTATCTGGGGGAAGAATAG
- a CDS encoding branched-chain amino acid ABC transporter permease, with amino-acid sequence MIEFIQQTVTGLMTGSLYALVAAGIVLVYKSTHVVSLAHGQLVAFGALFFWLFLSGFGLPFWVGLIPAFILTALLGLAIERVALRPLIGQPLLAAFLMTFAIFIALEGVFVLYLKGETRTLPHFLPGGNLALSGLSIPINQLIGFCVALLLFGLLSLIFKYTKLGLGMRATAEDHRLAQSTGIVVKNIFSYIWILSGIVAAIAGIATANVMDIYYMLPYIGINGLIVAICGGLDSLAGALVVGLLLGVVENVGAAYLDPLVGGGIKDVAGYAVLLLVLLIRPYGLFGLVKIERI; translated from the coding sequence ATGATTGAATTTATTCAGCAGACCGTCACCGGCCTCATGACAGGGAGCCTCTACGCCCTGGTGGCCGCGGGCATCGTCCTGGTGTACAAATCGACCCACGTGGTGAGCCTGGCCCACGGCCAGCTGGTGGCATTCGGCGCCCTTTTCTTCTGGCTTTTTTTGAGCGGGTTCGGTCTCCCCTTCTGGGTGGGACTCATCCCCGCCTTCATCCTGACCGCCCTTCTGGGACTTGCCATCGAACGGGTCGCCCTGAGGCCCCTCATCGGGCAGCCCCTCCTTGCGGCGTTCCTCATGACCTTTGCCATCTTCATCGCCCTGGAGGGGGTCTTTGTCCTCTACCTCAAGGGTGAGACCCGGACACTTCCCCACTTTCTTCCCGGCGGAAATCTGGCCCTGTCCGGCCTCTCCATCCCCATCAACCAGTTGATCGGTTTCTGCGTGGCCCTCCTCCTCTTCGGGCTCCTGTCCTTAATCTTCAAGTATACCAAGCTGGGGTTGGGAATGCGGGCCACGGCAGAGGATCATCGGCTCGCCCAGAGCACGGGGATCGTGGTCAAGAATATCTTCTCCTATATCTGGATCCTTTCGGGGATCGTTGCGGCCATCGCCGGGATCGCCACGGCCAATGTGATGGACATCTATTATATGCTCCCCTATATCGGGATCAACGGGCTGATCGTGGCCATCTGCGGGGGCCTCGATTCCCTGGCCGGGGCCCTGGTCGTGGGGCTCCTCCTGGGCGTGGTGGAAAACGTGGGCGCCGCCTACCTGGACCCCCTGGTGGGGGGCGGCATCAAGGATGTGGCGGGATATGCGGTGCTCCTTCTGGTATTGCTGATCAGGCCCTATGGCCTGTTCGGACTTGTGAAGATTGAAAGGATATAA
- a CDS encoding branched-chain amino acid ABC transporter permease, whose translation MRPCGVFDKSYALDMAIIRTWQHWAILLSALLTLYLFPLFGSYYLVSFINLLSISIIVVLGLQIVSGFCGQISFGQAAFMAVGAYTSSILTIRYGVPFWVALPLSGIMAGAVGIIGGAPSLRIKGMYLAMATIAIHFVVIWLILHMQITGSFKGLYPMPPSICGFEFDTDERMFYIIVTVMIIMTYGARNLMRSKVGRAFVAIRDNDLAGEVMGVNLYYYKLLAFFISCFYAGVAGSLWAHLITVVNTEQFTLLHALEYVGMLIIGGMGSVPGVFFGVLFIRILNELVMFASPALAKAVPWLGSSPAASLGLIAFGLAMAVFLVFEPRGLAHRWEIFKSSYRLYPFAH comes from the coding sequence ATGAGGCCCTGCGGCGTATTTGACAAAAGCTATGCCCTCGACATGGCTATCATCCGAACCTGGCAGCACTGGGCCATCCTCCTTTCGGCCCTCCTGACCCTCTACCTGTTCCCCCTGTTCGGATCCTATTATTTGGTCAGTTTTATCAATCTCCTCTCCATCAGCATTATTGTGGTGCTGGGGCTTCAGATCGTCAGCGGCTTCTGCGGCCAGATATCCTTCGGCCAGGCGGCCTTTATGGCGGTGGGGGCCTATACGTCCTCGATCCTCACCATCCGATACGGCGTCCCCTTCTGGGTGGCCCTCCCCCTGTCAGGCATCATGGCCGGGGCCGTCGGCATCATCGGCGGGGCCCCGTCCCTTCGGATCAAGGGGATGTATCTGGCCATGGCCACCATTGCCATCCACTTTGTGGTCATCTGGCTGATCCTCCATATGCAGATCACCGGGTCCTTTAAGGGCCTCTATCCGATGCCCCCCAGCATCTGCGGTTTTGAATTCGATACGGATGAACGGATGTTCTACATTATCGTGACCGTCATGATCATCATGACCTATGGGGCCAGGAACCTCATGCGGTCCAAGGTGGGAAGGGCATTCGTGGCCATACGGGACAACGACCTGGCCGGTGAGGTCATGGGGGTGAATCTCTATTATTACAAGCTGCTGGCCTTCTTCATCTCCTGCTTTTATGCGGGGGTGGCCGGGTCTTTGTGGGCCCATCTCATCACGGTGGTCAATACCGAGCAGTTCACTCTCCTCCATGCCCTGGAATATGTGGGCATGCTGATCATCGGCGGCATGGGAAGCGTCCCGGGGGTGTTTTTCGGGGTCCTTTTTATCAGGATCCTCAACGAGCTGGTCATGTTTGCGTCTCCTGCATTAGCCAAGGCAGTTCCCTGGCTGGGGTCGTCGCCGGCCGCGTCCCTTGGTCTGATTGCCTTCGGCCTTGCCATGGCGGTGTTTCTGGTCTTTGAACCGAGGGGTCTGGCCCATCGCTGGGAGATCTTTAAGTCGTCCTACCGGCTCTACCCCTTCGCGCATTAG
- a CDS encoding alpha/beta hydrolase, giving the protein MLPWISGCFNSSFYYPNDTVYETPAAYGLPYEEVSFESPDNTRLHGWFIPATGTPAGTIIYFYGDFANRTYYLRHIHWFPRHGFNAFTFDYRGFGDSEGTPHRSGIYNDSVAAIQYVLARPDIDRRNVFLYSQSLGAVFAIAAVAQNDFSGIRAVAVEGAFTSFRAEARYMMMHESQKVIGRASCLTWPIRPVTFIGVSDAYSPIDLVDQVSPIPLLIIHCISDTAVPFDHAEQLFERAKSPKYLWSVEGCEHVRLFIESDLSDKYRRMLASFFKSHRSESP; this is encoded by the coding sequence ATGCTGCCGTGGATATCGGGGTGTTTTAACAGTAGTTTTTATTACCCCAATGATACTGTTTACGAAACCCCGGCCGCTTATGGCTTGCCCTATGAAGAGGTCTCATTTGAGAGCCCGGACAACACCCGGTTGCATGGATGGTTCATCCCGGCGACAGGGACCCCGGCCGGGACCATCATCTATTTTTACGGCGATTTTGCGAATCGAACCTACTATCTAAGACACATCCACTGGTTTCCACGGCACGGATTCAATGCCTTTACCTTTGACTATCGGGGATTCGGGGATTCTGAGGGCACTCCGCATCGATCCGGCATCTATAACGATTCTGTAGCCGCCATCCAATATGTTCTGGCCAGACCCGACATTGATCGCCGCAATGTCTTCCTCTACAGTCAGAGCCTCGGCGCTGTTTTCGCTATTGCAGCCGTGGCCCAAAACGACTTCTCCGGGATTCGAGCCGTGGCCGTAGAAGGCGCGTTTACCTCCTTCAGAGCGGAAGCCCGCTATATGATGATGCATGAGAGCCAAAAAGTTATCGGCCGGGCCTCCTGCCTTACCTGGCCGATCCGACCGGTCACCTTTATAGGGGTCAGTGATGCTTACAGTCCCATTGACCTCGTCGACCAGGTATCGCCCATTCCCCTGCTGATCATTCACTGCATCTCGGATACTGCCGTCCCCTTTGATCATGCTGAACAGCTTTTCGAACGGGCCAAGTCACCTAAATATCTCTGGTCTGTAGAAGGTTGTGAACATGTCCGACTATTTATTGAATCGGACTTATCAGACAAATACCGCCGGATGCTGGCGTCCTTTTTTAAAAGCCATCGCAGCGAATCCCCATAG
- a CDS encoding TetR/AcrR family transcriptional regulator gives MGIAERKKREKETQQRVRREQILDAAKRVFHTRGFSVATVEDIAKEAELSPAALYLYFKNKDDIYVSLNLQLLEYLSGRLEGLSLEPDIDAEEKIAVLKDLLSDVYDFDPLILINLFHLQASDGLENLPPERLSQLNALAGKSLQSLSRIFDQGKAAGRLAGYPSIALADIVWIIFTGAVLWEESKRMINPEKNYLKSTLDIALDIFRKGIMNP, from the coding sequence TTGGGCATTGCGGAAAGAAAAAAGCGCGAAAAGGAAACGCAGCAGCGGGTGCGCCGCGAGCAGATCCTGGATGCCGCCAAACGGGTCTTTCACACCAGGGGATTCAGCGTGGCGACGGTTGAAGATATCGCCAAAGAGGCCGAGCTGAGTCCTGCGGCCCTCTATCTCTATTTCAAGAATAAAGACGACATCTATGTATCCCTGAACCTTCAACTCTTAGAATACCTCTCCGGCAGACTCGAAGGCCTTTCCCTTGAACCGGACATCGATGCAGAGGAAAAGATCGCGGTCCTGAAAGATCTCCTTTCCGATGTCTACGATTTCGACCCGCTTATCCTGATCAATCTCTTTCATCTCCAGGCCAGCGATGGCCTCGAAAACCTGCCGCCCGAGCGGCTTTCCCAGCTCAATGCATTGGCCGGCAAAAGTCTCCAGAGCCTGTCCAGGATATTTGACCAGGGCAAGGCTGCGGGTCGCCTTGCAGGCTATCCCTCCATCGCCCTGGCAGATATCGTGTGGATCATCTTTACGGGTGCGGTCCTGTGGGAAGAGAGCAAGCGAATGATCAATCCTGAGAAGAATTACCTGAAGTCAACCCTGGACATCGCCCTCGATATTTTCAGAAAAGGAATTATGAACCCATAA
- a CDS encoding AMP-binding protein: protein MKQSEAPSPMTVDTLPKALRENARKYGDRRVAMREKDRGIWKEFTWKDYFLTVKHFCMGLVHLGLERGDKVSILGENKPEWFWAELAVQSAGGAAVGIFTDCLPEEVKFYAAHSDSVFAVVHDQEQVDKFLEIKKDVPNIKKVIYWDPKGLWSYTDPILLSFDEVVELGKQYDVKEPDLFDRMVDQGHGDEIAAFCYTSGTTGLPKGGMLSQRWLVESVREWARLDGWYDKGYEYLSFIPPAWITEQGIGIAGAILAPMVVNFPEEPETVQENIREIGPDILFFGARLWENLNRMVQARMIDSTYLRRLIYRLALPVGLRMAGMKGSQKGPGLHWRILYFLAYQAVFRQLRDRIGLSNVKTVYSAGAAVSPDIIRYFKALGIDIRLFYGSTEQGVMSMPRKGDIRPETSGPPVPWVKVKLSDDGEILIKNKYPYSGYYKNPEATEKMMQDGWFRTGDFGHLNEDGHLIVIDRMDDLKELAGGKKFSPQYTEVRLRFSPYIKDALIIGGPDKEYVTVLINIDLDNVGRFAEANHIAYTTFTDLSQKKEVIDLTKKEIEKVNATLPGWTRVRRFVNLHKEFDADEDELTRTRKMRRTFVEERYKDLIKALYGDEAAYEIEATVTYRDGRKGTMHTAIQVTKVEG, encoded by the coding sequence TTGAAACAGAGTGAGGCGCCATCTCCGATGACCGTGGATACACTGCCCAAAGCCCTGAGGGAGAACGCACGTAAATACGGCGACCGCAGGGTGGCCATGCGGGAAAAGGACCGGGGCATCTGGAAGGAGTTCACCTGGAAAGACTATTTTCTCACGGTCAAGCACTTCTGCATGGGTCTGGTCCATCTCGGCCTGGAGCGTGGGGATAAGGTATCGATCCTGGGGGAGAATAAGCCGGAATGGTTCTGGGCCGAATTGGCGGTCCAGTCGGCCGGCGGTGCGGCTGTCGGCATCTTCACGGACTGCCTCCCCGAGGAAGTGAAATTCTATGCGGCCCATTCGGATTCCGTCTTTGCCGTGGTGCACGACCAGGAACAGGTGGACAAGTTTCTGGAGATCAAGAAGGACGTTCCCAACATAAAAAAAGTCATCTACTGGGACCCCAAGGGCCTTTGGTCCTACACCGACCCCATTCTTCTCTCGTTTGATGAGGTCGTGGAACTGGGAAAACAGTATGACGTCAAGGAGCCAGACCTCTTTGACCGGATGGTGGATCAGGGCCATGGGGACGAGATCGCCGCATTCTGCTACACCTCCGGGACCACCGGCCTCCCCAAAGGGGGTATGCTGAGCCAGAGATGGCTGGTGGAATCCGTAAGGGAATGGGCCCGGCTGGACGGATGGTATGACAAGGGATACGAGTATCTCTCTTTTATCCCCCCCGCCTGGATCACAGAGCAGGGGATCGGGATCGCCGGGGCCATCCTGGCCCCCATGGTGGTCAATTTCCCGGAAGAACCGGAAACCGTCCAGGAAAATATCCGGGAAATCGGACCGGATATCCTCTTCTTCGGCGCCCGGTTGTGGGAGAACCTGAACCGGATGGTCCAGGCCAGGATGATCGACTCGACCTATTTGAGACGACTCATCTACCGCCTGGCCCTCCCGGTGGGGCTCCGAATGGCGGGGATGAAGGGGAGCCAAAAAGGGCCGGGACTCCATTGGCGGATCCTCTATTTCCTGGCCTATCAGGCGGTCTTCCGGCAGCTCAGGGACCGGATCGGCCTTTCCAACGTGAAAACGGTCTATTCGGCCGGTGCAGCGGTGAGCCCGGACATCATCCGGTATTTCAAGGCCCTCGGCATCGATATCCGTCTCTTCTATGGGAGCACCGAACAGGGGGTCATGAGCATGCCGAGAAAAGGGGACATCCGGCCGGAAACATCCGGTCCGCCGGTCCCCTGGGTCAAGGTGAAGTTGTCGGATGACGGAGAGATTCTTATTAAGAACAAATATCCCTATTCCGGCTACTACAAAAACCCTGAGGCCACGGAAAAAATGATGCAGGACGGCTGGTTCCGCACCGGTGATTTCGGCCATCTGAACGAAGACGGTCACCTGATCGTCATCGACCGGATGGACGACCTGAAAGAGCTTGCGGGAGGAAAGAAATTTTCGCCCCAGTACACCGAGGTGAGACTCAGGTTCAGCCCCTATATCAAGGACGCCCTGATTATCGGGGGCCCGGACAAGGAGTATGTGACCGTTCTGATCAATATCGACCTGGACAACGTGGGGCGATTCGCCGAGGCGAACCATATCGCCTATACCACCTTTACCGACCTCTCCCAGAAGAAAGAGGTGATCGACCTGACTAAGAAAGAGATCGAAAAGGTCAACGCCACGCTGCCCGGCTGGACCCGTGTCAGGCGGTTCGTAAATCTGCACAAGGAATTTGATGCGGATGAGGATGAACTCACCCGAACGAGGAAGATGAGAAGGACATTTGTGGAAGAGAGGTACAAAGACCTCATCAAGGCACTCTACGGGGATGAAGCGGCCTATGAGATAGAGGCCACCGTCACCTACCGGGACGGCCGCAAGGGTACGATGCACACCGCCATCCAGGTGACCAAGGTAGAAGGTTGA